A DNA window from Eretmochelys imbricata isolate rEreImb1 chromosome 3, rEreImb1.hap1, whole genome shotgun sequence contains the following coding sequences:
- the CHRM3 gene encoding muscarinic acetylcholine receptor M3: MQKKSSQNCTVPDPNKHFDVPSWTTLCQKVTMILHNNTTVSPLFSNVSFFWNRDSQGTGLLEDATSVIGSYDFPQTTESFPFTTVETANRSLDGMNKDPLGGHTLWQVVLIAFLTGILALVTIIGNILVIVAFKVNKQLKTVNNYFLLSLACADLIIGVISMNLFTTYIIMDRWALGNLACDLWLSIDYVASNASVMNLLVISFDRYFSITRPLTYRAKRTTKRAGMMIGLAWVISFILWAPAILFWQYFVGKRTVPPDECYIQFLSEPVITFGTAIAAFYLPVTIMTILYWRIYKETEKRTKELAGLQASGSKAEAARFIRQTGSSRSCSSYELQQQSMKRSTRRKYGRCHFWLTTKSWKPSQDQGDQEHSSSDSWNNNDAAASLENSASSDEEDIATETRAIYSIVLKLPGHSTILNSTKLPSSEDLNGSGEDLQKSDMGSKERKPKRLHSQKTVEDGGNFHKSFPKLPVQPGSAVEAAKVSDGIPSVAKTSAALPLSFKEATLAKKFALKTRSQITKRKRMSLIKEKKAAQTLSAILFAFIITWTPYNIMVLVNTFCDSCIPKTFWNLGYWLCYINSTVNPMCYALCNKTFRTTFKMLLLCQCDKRKRRKQQYQQRQSVIFHKRIPQETS, from the coding sequence ACTATGTCAGAAAGTCACAATGATCCTGCACAATAACACTACAGTCTCCCCCTTGTTTTCAAATGTGAGCTTCTTCTGGAATAGAGATTCCCAGGGAACAGGGCTTCTTGAGGATGCAACATCAGTCATTGGCAGCTATGACTTCCCTCAGACAACTGAGAGTTTTCCCTTCACTACTGTGGAAACAGCCAATAGGTCACTAGATGGCATGAACAAAGATCCTCTGGGTGGACACACACTCTGGCAAGTAGTTCTGATTGCCTTCCTCACTGGCATCCTCGCACTGGTGACCATCATAGGAAACATCCTGGTGATTGTGGCATTTAAAGTTAACAAACAACTTAAAACAGTCAACAATTACTTCCTGCTGAGTCTTGCATGTGCAGATTTGATCATTGGTGTTATTTCAATGAACCTTTTCACCACGTATATCATCATGGACCGCTGGGCTTTGGGAAATTTGGCTTGTGATCTATGGCTCTCCATTGACTACGTAGCCAGCAACGCTTCTGTCATGAATCTCCTTGTCATAAGTTTTGACAGGTATTTTTCCATCACCAGGCCCCTTACATACAGAGCTAAACGAACAACCAAAAGGGCTGGAATGATGATAGGCTTAGCTTGGGTCATCTCGTTCATTCTTTGGGCCCCTGCCATCTTGTTTTGGCAGTATTTTGTTGGGAAAAGAACTGTGCCTCCTGATGAATGTTATATCCAGTTTCTAAGCGAACCTGTCATCACTTTTGGCACTGCCATAGCTGCCTTTTATTTACCAGTCACCATTATGACTATTTTATACTGGAGGATCTACAAGGAGACAGAGAAACGCACCAAAGAGTTAGCGGGGCTACAGGCCTCGGGCAGCAAAGCTGAGGCAGCACGCTTCATTCGCCAGACTGGTAGCTCCAGAAGCTGCAGCAGCTatgagctgcagcagcagagtaTGAAGCGCTCCACCAGAAGGAAATATGGCCGATGCCACTTCTGGCTTACAACAAAGAGCTGGAAACCCAGCCAGGATCAGGGGGACCAGGAGCACAGCAGCAGCGACAGCTGGAACAACAATGATGCCGCTGCTTCTCTTGAAAACTCTGCCTCCTCTGATGAAGAAGACATTGCCACGGAGACGAGGGCCATTTATTCCATTGTGCTGAAGCTTCCTGGTCACAGCACCATCCTCAACTCCACTAAACTACCCTCATCTGAAGACTTGAATGGGTCAGGGGAGGACTTGCAGAAATCCGACATGGGGTCAAAGGAGAGGAAACCTAAAAGGTTGCACTCTCAGAAAACTGTGGAGGACGGAGGAAACTTTCACAAGAGCTTTCCTAAGCTTCCAGTTCAGCCAGGGTCAGCAGTAGAGGCAGCCAAGGTTTCCGACGGCATTCCGTCGGTGGCTAAGACGTCCGCAGCCCTGCCTTTATCCTTCAAGGAAGCAAccctggccaaaaagtttgccttgAAGACCAGAAGTCAGATCACCAAGCGAAAACGAATGTCACTTatcaaagaaaagaaagcagcacAGACGCTCAGTGCTATTTTGTTTGCCTTCATCATCACCTGGACACCATACAACATCATGGTTCTGGTGAACACCTTTTGCGATAGCTGTATCCCCAAAACATTTTGGAACCTGGGGTATTGGCTTTGTTACATCAATAGCACAGTGAACCCTATGTGCTACGCATTGTGTAACAAAACATTCAGAACCACTTTCAAGATGTTATTGCTGTGCCAGTGTGACAAACGGAAGCGACGCAAACAGCAGTATCAGCAGAGGCAGTCAGTCATTTTTCATAAGCGGATCCCCCAGGAGACTTCATAG